ACGTACACGCTCAACAGCATCGTCGTGGCGACGACGACGACGGTCGTCTGCGTCGTTCTCGGCACGCTGTCGGGTTACACGTTCTCGCGGTACGAGTTCCTCGGGAACAAGGCGCTGTTGCTGTCCATCGTGGCGGCGCGGATGATTCCGCCTATCGCGCTCATCGTGCCGTTCTTCGAAATCATGAGCAACCCGCCACTCGTCGGTGGGCTAACCGGGAGTCTCTACGACACCCGAATCGCGCTCATCCTCACGTACACGTTCTTCAACCTCCCGTTCGCGGTCTGGATAATGAAGAACTACTTCGACGGCGTCCCCCGGAGTTTGGACGAACAGGCGAAAGTTGACGGCTGTTCGCGCTGGGAGGGGTTCTTCAAAATCGTCCTTCCGGTCGCCAAACCCGGCATCGCGGCCACCGCGATTCTGGCGTTCATCTTCTCGTGGAACGAGTTCGTCTTCGCGCTCGTTCTCACCTCGACGGAGCAAGCACAGACGCTCCCCATCGCGGTGTCGCTGTTCG
The sequence above is a segment of the Halorussus halophilus genome. Coding sequences within it:
- a CDS encoding carbohydrate ABC transporter permease, yielding MSTKQSPLDKLGEALGFGSETNEWPAVRRERLVAYGLLTLYVFVVWFPIYYIFVTSIQPTSEVLSLPINFLPQQATAQNYVEIFSNRPFETYTLNSIVVATTTTVVCVVLGTLSGYTFSRYEFLGNKALLLSIVAARMIPPIALIVPFFEIMSNPPLVGGLTGSLYDTRIALILTYTFFNLPFAVWIMKNYFDGVPRSLDEQAKVDGCSRWEGFFKIVLPVAKPGIAATAILAFIFSWNEFVFALVLTSTEQAQTLPIAVSLFVADDFVDWAHLAAGGMIAALPGILFGLFFQRYIVSGLTQGAVKE